The Cyanobacteria bacterium FACHB-DQ100 genome includes the window ACATTGCGTTAATCTCCGTCTTTCGCTTTCCAGGCAATCGCTTTACTTGGCTGGGGCGTGGGTAATTTGAGAGAAATTAAGGCGGCAGCTAGAACAAACACTGCCGAAGTCCACAGGCAACCGATCAGCCCAAAGCTCTGATAGATTAGTCCTGATAAAACGGTTCCTGCTAATCGCCCTCCAGAGTTTGCCATGTAGTAAAAGCCAACGTTCAGGGCTACTTTATCATCATCGGTATACGCCAGAACCAAGTAAGAATGAACGGCTGAATTGAAGGCAAAAACGACACCAAAAATCATCAATCCACCGACGATCGCATAGTTTGGATTCACTCCAGCCGCTAGCGCGATCGCAATCAATACAGGCACGATCGTTAAGGTCAATGTCCAAAACCGAATCGTGCTGGTCGAGGGCGGGCGACCTGATCCAAATCGTTTGATCAAGGTCGGTGCAGAGGACTGAATGATGCCATAGCCAATCACCCACATGGCCATGAATCCGCCAACCTGGTAGAACGACCATCCCAGCGGCCCGCGCAGAAACACAGGTAAGCCCACCACAAACCAGACATCACGAGAGCCAAACAGAAAGAATCGTGCAGCCGACAGAATGTTGATTTCGCGACTCTTGGAAAATAGCTGCGTGAACTTCACCTTGCCTTTGATTTTACCCATGCCACTCGGCAGCAACAATCCGGTGAACATCAACACAAACAGTCCACCTGCCATTAGCCATAGGGAATGCACAAAGCAGATCGAAGCCAGTAATGCGGCTCCTAAGAAAAACCCTGCCCCTTTGAGCGCATTTTTCGATCCGGTGAGAATTGCAACCCATTTGAAGAGCGAGGATTGGGCATCTTGGGGGACGACTAACCGAATTGCACTTTTGGAACTGAGCTTAGTCAAATCTTTCGCAATTCCGGAAAATGCCTGAGACATCATAACATAAGCGATCGCAAACCACTGTGCCCAACTGCGATCGAGAAACGACAACATGATCAGCGCGAAGATTTGCAGTCCAATCCCAGTGTAAAGCGTCGCTTTTAGACCTAGCCGAGAGCCAATCCAACCCCCAAAGAAATTCGTGACCACGCCAAACACTTCGTAAAACAAGAATAGGAATGCAACTTGTAAAGGCGAGTAACCAATTTCATAGAAATAGAGCAGCACCAACAGTCTGAGCGCACCATCGGTAATCGTAAAGCCCCAGTAAGCAAGCGTTACGAGAATATAGTTTTTGAGATTGGCACTAGATGCGGTTGTAGAGGACATAAGATTAGTTCAGACTCAGTGCAACTTTTCGAGTGAGTTCAACCATGCGATTCGAGTAGCCCCATTCGTTGTCGTACCACGCCAGGATTTTCACCTGTGTTTGATCGACAACCATTGTCGAGAGAGCATCAATGATCGAGGAGCGGGGATCGTCTTTGTAATCGATCGATACGAGTGGACGTTCTTCGTATCCCAAAATGCCTTTTAACGCGCCTTCCGAGGCTTCTTTTAGGAGTTGATTCACTTCTGCGATCGTGGTAGGTCTTTCCACTTCAAACACACAATCGGTCAGCGACGCATTGAGTAATGGCACTCGAACGGCTAAACCATTGAGCTTGCCATTAAGTTCAGGGTAGATAAGCCCGATCGCCGTTGCTGATCCTGTTGTCGTCGGGATGAGCGATAAGCTGGTTGCTCTTGCTCGACGCAAATCTTTGTGAGGAGCATCGACGATCGTTTGAGTGTTCGTATTGTCGTGAATCGTCGTAATGATGCCATGCTTGATGCCTAACCCTTCATGGATCACTTTCACAACGGGAGCTAGACAGTTTGTAGTACAAGAAGCCGCCGTCAGCAGGTGATGTTCGTTGGGCTGATACAGATGATCATTGATGCCCATGACAATGTTGAGTGCGCCTTGTTTGACTGGAGCCGCCACAATCACCTTTTTCACACCACGCTTGAAATAGGGATCGAGCGTTTCCGGGGTGCGAAACTTGCCAGAGCATTCTAGAACAATGTCAACGCCGTAATCTTCCCAGGGCACATCGCCAGGTTTAGCAGATTCGCTGAACGTGACGGGTTTGCCATCGATCAGAATGCGATCGTCTCCAGCTTCCACGTCCGGTGTCCAACGCCCATGTACCGAGTCGAATTTCAGCAGATGAGCTGCCGTTTCTGCACCACCTTTCACTTCATTGATGTGAACAAACTCGAATTCTGACCACCCCCAAGCGGCGCGAAAATCTAGTCGTCCAATCCGCCCGAACCCATTGATTCCAACCCGTATAGTCATGGCTTTATTTTGAGAAATTACAGATTCATATCAAATTAATTTGATATGAATTTCACTATAAATCATTCGATCATGAAGTACAGCAATTTCTTGAAAAAATCACCTAAAAAAATTGATGCGTTTTTGAGAAACTTCACCTATGTTCGATTAATGCAGACTTTAGAACATTGATGTAGAT containing:
- the arsJ gene encoding organoarsenical effux MFS transporter ArsJ — encoded protein: MSSTTASSANLKNYILVTLAYWGFTITDGALRLLVLLYFYEIGYSPLQVAFLFLFYEVFGVVTNFFGGWIGSRLGLKATLYTGIGLQIFALIMLSFLDRSWAQWFAIAYVMMSQAFSGIAKDLTKLSSKSAIRLVVPQDAQSSLFKWVAILTGSKNALKGAGFFLGAALLASICFVHSLWLMAGGLFVLMFTGLLLPSGMGKIKGKVKFTQLFSKSREINILSAARFFLFGSRDVWFVVGLPVFLRGPLGWSFYQVGGFMAMWVIGYGIIQSSAPTLIKRFGSGRPPSTSTIRFWTLTLTIVPVLIAIALAAGVNPNYAIVGGLMIFGVVFAFNSAVHSYLVLAYTDDDKVALNVGFYYMANSGGRLAGTVLSGLIYQSFGLIGCLWTSAVFVLAAALISLKLPTPQPSKAIAWKAKDGD
- a CDS encoding ArsJ-associated glyceraldehyde-3-phosphate dehydrogenase, whose product is MTIRVGINGFGRIGRLDFRAAWGWSEFEFVHINEVKGGAETAAHLLKFDSVHGRWTPDVEAGDDRILIDGKPVTFSESAKPGDVPWEDYGVDIVLECSGKFRTPETLDPYFKRGVKKVIVAAPVKQGALNIVMGINDHLYQPNEHHLLTAASCTTNCLAPVVKVIHEGLGIKHGIITTIHDNTNTQTIVDAPHKDLRRARATSLSLIPTTTGSATAIGLIYPELNGKLNGLAVRVPLLNASLTDCVFEVERPTTIAEVNQLLKEASEGALKGILGYEERPLVSIDYKDDPRSSIIDALSTMVVDQTQVKILAWYDNEWGYSNRMVELTRKVALSLN